The Saccharomyces cerevisiae S288C chromosome VII, complete sequence genome includes a region encoding these proteins:
- the SIP2 gene encoding Sip2p (One of three alternate beta subunits of the Snf1 kinase complex; involved in the response to glucose starvation; null mutants exhibit accelerated aging; N-myristoylprotein localized to the cytoplasm and the plasma membrane; SIP2 has a paralog, GAL83, that arose from the whole genome duplication) has protein sequence MGTTTSHPAQKKQTTKKCRAPIMSDVREKPSNAQGCEPQEMDAVSKKVTELSLNKCSDSQDAGQPSREGSITKKKSTLLLRDEDEPTMPKLSVMETAVDTDSGSSSTSDDEEGDIIAQTTEPKQDASPDDDRSGHSSPREEGQQQIRAKEASGGPSEIKSSLMVPVEIRWQQGGSKVYVTGSFTKWRKMIGLIPDSDNNGSFHVKLRLLPGTHRFRFIVDNELRVSDFLPTATDQMGNFVNYIEVRQPEKNPTNEKIRSKEADSMRPPTSDRSSIALQIGKDPDDFGDGYTRFHEDLSPRPPLEYTTDIPAVFTDPSVMERYYYTLDRQQSNTDTSWLTPPQLPPQLENVILNKYYATQDQFNENNSGALPIPNHVVLNHLVTSSIKHNTLCVASIVRYKQKYVTQILYTPIESS, from the coding sequence ATGGGTACTACGACAAGTCATCCAGCccaaaaaaagcaaacaacaaaaaagtGTCGTGCACCTATCATGAGTGACGTTAGAGAAAAACCCAGCAATGCTCAAGGCTGCGAACCGCAAGAAATGGATGCTGTGAGCAAGAAAGTTACTGAACTGAGCTTAAATAAATGTTCAGATTCCCAAGACGCGGGGCAGCCTTCAAGGGAGGGATCtattaccaaaaaaaaatcgacGTTATTGCTGCGTGATGAGGACGAGCCCACTATGCCAAAGCTATCTGTTATGGAAACTGCTGTGGACACTGACTCTGGGTCTTCGTCTACTAgcgatgatgaagagggAGATATTATTGCCCAGACGACAGAGCCCAAGCAAGATGCCAGTCCTGATGATGATCGCTCAGGCCATTCTTCGCCCAGAGAGGAGGGACAACAGCAAATACGTGCCAAAGAAGCTTCGGGAGGTCCAAGTGAAATCAAGAGCTCATTAATGGTTCCCGTGGAGATAAGGTGGCAGCAAGGTGGTTCAAAAGTTTACGTGACAGGCTCATTCACCAAATGGAGGAAAATGATCGGTTTGATACCTGATTCTGACAATAATGGCTCATTTCATGTGAAGCTAAGGCTGCTTCCAGGCACACATAGATTCAGATTTATAGTGGATAATGAGCTTAGAGTTAGTGATTTCCTGCCCACAGCAACTGATCAGATGGGAAACTTCGTCAATTACATAGAAGTCAGGCAACCAGAAAAAAACCCAACTAACGAAAAGATAAGGTCCAAGGAAGCAGATTCCATGCGACCTCCCACCAGCGATCGATCCTCAATTGCTCTACAAATTGGTAAGGATCCAGACGATTTTGGTGACGGATATACAAGGTTTCATGAAGATCTGTCACCCAGACCTCCGTTGGAATATACAACAGACATTCCCGCCGTGTTTACTGACCCGTCTGTCATGGAACGATACTATTATACCTTGGATCGTCAGCAAAGCAATACTGATACGTCATGGCTGACACCACCCCAATTACCTCCTCAGTTGGAGAATGTTATCTTGAATAAATACTATGCCACGCAAGACCAGTTCAACGAGAACAACTCAGGCGCTCTGCCCATTCCGAACCATGTGGTGCTTAACCACTTGGTTACTAGTAGCATTAAGCACAATACACTTTGTGTAGCCTCCATCGTTCGATATAAACAGAAATATGTCACCCAGATTCTTTATACGCCCATAGAGTCCTCGTAA
- the CHC1 gene encoding clathrin heavy chain (Clathrin heavy chain; subunit of the major coat protein involved in intracellular protein transport and endocytosis; the clathrin triskelion is a trimeric molecule composed of three heavy chains that radiate from a vertex and three light chains which bind noncovalently near the vertex of the triskelion; the light chain (CLC1) is thought to regulate function): MSDLPIEFTELVDLMSLGISPQFLDFRSTTFESDHFVTVRETKDGTNSVAIVDLAKGNEVTRKNMGGDSAIMHPSQMVISVRANGTIVQIFNLETKSKLKSFTLDEPVIFWRWLSETTLGFVTARSILTSNVFDGNVNAKPQLLTLRHANLNNTQIINFVANKNLDWFAVVGILQENGRIAGRIQLFSKQRNISQAIDGHVAIFTNILLEGNGSTPVQVFVTGNRNATTGAGELRIIEIDHDASLPSQYQKETTDIFFPPDATNDFPIAVQVSEKYGIIYLLTKYGFIHLYELETGTNLFVNRITAESVFTAAPYNHENGIACINKKGQVLAVEISTSQIVPYILNKLSNVALALIVATRGGLPGADDLFQKQFESLLLQNDYQNAAKVAASSTSLRNQNTINRLKNIQAPPGAISPILLYFSTLLDKGKLNKEETIELARPVLQQDRKQLFEKWLKEDKLECSEELGDIVKPFDTTLALACYLRAGAHAKVISCLAELQQFEKIIPYCQKVGYQPNFLVLISSLIRSSPDRASEFAVSLLQNPETASQIDIEKIADLFFSQNHIQQGTSLLLDALKGDTPDQGHLQTRVLEVNLLHAPQVADAILGNNIFSHYDKPTIASLSEKAGLYQRALENYTDIKDIKRCVVHTNALPIDWLVGYFGKLNVEQSLACLKALMDNNIQANIQTVVQVATKFSDLIGPSTLIKLFEDYNATEGLYYYLASLVNLTEDKDVVYKYIEAAAKMKQYREIERIVKDNNVYDPERVKNFLKDANLEDQLPLVIVCDRFDFVHEMILYLYKSQNLKFIETYVQQVNPSKTAQVVGALLDMDCDEAFIQSLLQSVLGQVPINELTTEVEKRNRLKILLPFLEQSLSQGIQDQAVYNALAKIYIDSNNSPEKFLKENDQYDTLDVGHYCEKRDPYLAYIAYEKGQNDDDLIRITNENSMYKYQARYLLERSDLDLWNKVLNQENIHRRQLIDSVISVGIPELTDPEPVSLTVQAFMTNGLKLELIELLEKIILEPSPFNENVALQGLLLLSAIKYEPTKVSSYIEKLDNYDADEIAPLCIEHDLKEEAFEIYDKHEMYGKALKVLIEDIMSLDRAASYADKINTPELWSQIGTAQLDGLRIPDAIESYIKAEDPSNYENVIDIAEQAGKYEELIPFLLMARKTLKEPKIDGALILAYAELNKIHEIENLLAGSNVANLDHVGDKLFENKEYKAARLCYSAVSNYSKLASTLVYLGDYQAAVDTARKASNIKVWKLVNDACIEKKEFKLAQICGLNLIVHAEELDELVERYESNGYFEELISLFEAGLGLERAHMGMFTELAILYSKYEPDKTFEHLKLFWSRINIPKVIRAVEQAHLWSELVFLYAHYDEWDNAALTLIEKSTKDLDHAYFKEVVVKVSNLEIYYKAINFYVKFHPSLLVDLLTSLTPRLDIPRTVKIFSKSDNLPLIKPFLINVLPKNNSVVNQAYHDLMIEEEDYKALQDAVDSYDKFDQLGLASRLESHKLIFFKKIGALLYRRNKKWAKSLSILKEEKLWKDAIETAAISQDPKVVEALLTYFVETGNREGFVALLYAAYNLVRIEFVLEISWMNSLEDYIKPFEISIKKEQNDSIKKITEELAKKSGSNEEHKDGQPLMLMNSAMNVQPTGF; this comes from the coding sequence ATGAGTGACCTACCCATTGAATTTACCGAATTGGTCGATCTGATGTCCTTAGGAATTTCCCCTCAATTCCTTGACTTCAGATCAACTACTTTCGAGAGTGACCACTTCGTCACTGTTAGAGAAACAAAGGACGGTACAAACTCTGTTGCAATCGTGGATTTGGCCAAAGGCAATGAAGTGACAAGGAAGAATATGGGCGGTGATTCTGCTATCATGCATCCATCTCAGATGGTTATTTCCGTTAGAGCAAATGGTACTATCGTGCAGATATTTAATTTGGAAACTAAGAGCAAGTTAAAGTCTTTTACTTTAGATGAACCTGTTATTTTTTGGAGGTGGTTGAGTGAAACCACTTTGGGTTTTGTTACCGCAAGATCCATACTGACCTCGAACGTCTTTGATGGTAACGTAAATGCTAAGCCTCAATTGCTTACCTTGAGACACGCTAACTTGAACAATACCCAAATTATCAATTTTGTGGCTAACAAAAACCTTGACTGGTTCGCAGTTGTTGGTATCTTACAAGAAAATGGCCGTATTGCCGGTAGAATTCAATTATTCTCAAAACAACGTAACATCTCCCAAGCTATCGACGGTCATGTTGCTATCTTTACGAATATATTACTAGAGGGTAATGGCTCGACCCCGGTACAAGTTTTCGTTACTGGTAACAGAAATGCCACCACCGGTGCTGGAGAATTAAGAATTATCGAGATTGATCACGATGCTTCATTGCCTTCTCAATATCAAAAGGAAACTACcgatattttctttccaccAGATGCAACGAATGATTTCCCAATCGCTGTTCAGGTGTCTGAGAAATACGGCATAATTTACCTATTAACCAAGTATGGCTTCATCCATTTGTACGAATTGGAAACCGGTACCAATTTATTCGTTAATAGAATTACAGCAGAATCTGTTTTTACTGCAGCTCCGTACAATCACGAGAACGGTATTGCATgcatcaataaaaaaggtCAAGTTTTAGCAGTAGAGATTTCTACTTCTCAAATCGTTCCATATATCTTGAATAAATTATCTAATGTGGCACTGGCCTTAATCGTTGCTACAAGAGGTGGCTTACCAGGTGCAGATgatttatttcaaaaacagTTTGAATCTTTATTGTTACAAAACGATTATCAAAATGCAGCTAAAGTTGCAGCCTCTTCCACTTCTTTAAGGAACCAAAACACCATCAACAGGTTGAAAAACATTCAAGCACCACCAGGCGCCATTTCTCCTATCCTACTTTACTTTTCAACACTATTGGATAAAGGGAAATTGAATAAAGAGGAAACAATTGAATTGGCTAGACCAGTTCTACAACAAGACAGAAAACAATTGTTCGAAAAATGGTTAAAGGAAGATAAACTAGAATGTTCAGAAGAACTAGGTGACATCGTTAAGCCTTTCGATACTACTTTAGCGCTAGCTTGCTACTTAAGAGCAGGTGCCCATGCAAAAGTTATATCTTGTCTTGCCGAATTACAAcagtttgaaaaaattattccTTACTGCCAAAAGGTTGGATATCAACCTAACTTTTTAGTGctgatttcttctttgattaGATCATCACCAGACAGAGCTTCTGAATTTGCCGTATCTCTATTACAAAATCCGGAAACTGCTTCTCAGATCGACATAGAAAAAATCGCAGATCTATTCTTTTCCCAAAACCATATCCAACAAGGAACCTCTCTACTTCTAGACGCGTTAAAAGGAGATACCCCAGACCAAGGTCACTTGCAAACTCGTGTTCTTGAAGTCAATCTACTACACGCACCACAAGTTGCTGACGCCATATTGGGAAACAACATCTTTTCTCATTATGACAAACCAACTATTGCTTCCTTATCCGAAAAGGCGGGACTATACCAGAGAGCTTTAGAAAATTACACAGACATCAAAGATATCAAGAGATGCGTTGTCCACACCAATGCATTACCTATCGATTGGTTAGTCGGATACTTTGGTAAGTTGAACGTTGAACAATCTTTGGCGTGCTTAAAAGCTTTAATGGATAACAATATTCAGGCTAACATCCAGACCGTAGTACAGGTGGCAACTAAATTCTCTGATTTGATCGGTCCATCTACTTTGATTAAATTATTCGAAGATTATAATGCTACGGAAGGTTTATACTATTACTTAGCCTCTTTAGTCAACCTAACCGAAGATAAAGATGTGGTTTACAAATACATTGAAGCTGCTGCTAAAATGAAACAATACagagaaattgaaagaattgtGAAGGATAACAATGTCTATGATCCAGAAAGAGTCAAGAATTTCTTGAAGGATGCCAATCTAGAAGACCAGTTGCCTCTAGTCATAGTTTGTGACCGTTTCGACTTTGTTCATGAAATGATTTTATATTTGTACAAATCACAGAACttaaaatttattgaaactTACGTGCAGCAGGTTAACCCTTCAAAGACTGCCCAAGTTGTTGGCGCATTACTTGATATGGACTGTGATGAGGCATTTATTCAAAGTCTGCTACAATCAGTCTTAGGTCAAGTCCCTATTAATGAATTAACTACTGAGgttgaaaagagaaatagACTAAAAATATTGCTACCTTTCCTAGAACAAAGCTTAAGTCAAGGTATCCAGGATCAAGCTGTTTACAATGCCTTAgcaaaaatttatattgaTTCCAATAATTCTCCtgaaaagtttttgaagGAAAACGACCAATATGACACCTTAGACGTTGGTCATTACTGCGAAAAAAGAGATCCCTACCTTGCATATATTGCGTATGAAAAAGGTcaaaatgatgatgactTGATTAGAATCACTAATGAAAATAGCATGTACAAGTACCAGGCAAGATATTTGTTGGAACGTTCTGATCTCGATTTATGGAACAAAGTTTtgaatcaagaaaatattcaCAGAAGACAATTAATTGATTCGGTCATCTCCGTTGGTATCCCTGAATTAACTGATCCTGAACCTGTTTCCTTAACTGTTCAAGCATTCATGACCAATGGATTAAAACTGGAACTAATTGAGTTGctagaaaaaatcatattGGAACCTTCTCCTTTCAACGAAAATGTGGCTTTACAAGGGTTGCTATTATTGTCTGCTATTAAGTATGAACCAACTAAGGTTTCAAGCTATATCGAAAAATTAGATAACTACGACGCCGATGAAATTGCTCCATTATGTATTGAACATGATTTGAAGGAGGaagcttttgaaatctATGACAAACATGAAATGTACGGTAAAGCTTTAAAGGTTTTAATCGAAGACATCATGTCTTTAGATAGAGCTGCTTCTTATGCTGATAAAATCAATACTCCCGAATTGTGGTCTCAAATTGGTACGGCTCAGTTAGATGGATTAAGAATCCCAGATGCTATTGAGTCTTATATTAAAGCAGAAGACCCATCAAATTACGAAAATGTAATTGATATAGCCGAACAAGCCGGTAAATACGAAGAATTAATTCCATTTTTACTAATGGCTAGAAAGACTTTGAAAGAACCAAAGATCGACGGTGCTTTAATCTTGGCCTATGCTGAACTAAACAAGATTCATGAAATTGAGAACTTGTTGGCAGGTTCCAATGTTGCAAACTTAGATCATGTTGGTGATAAATTATTCGAGAATAAAGAGTATAAAGCGGCCAGGCTATGTTATTCTGCTGTTTCTAATTACTCCAAGCTTGCTTCTACCTTGGTTTACCTGGGAGATTATCAGGCTGCTGTTGACACTGCTAGAAAGGCTTCAAACATTAAAGTTTGGAAACTGGTTAACGACGCTtgtattgaaaagaaagaattcAAGCTGGCTCAAATTTGTGGGTTGAACTTGATCGTTCACGCTGAAGAATTAGATGAACTGGTGGAAAGGTATGAATCAAACGGCTATTTCGAAGAACTGATTTCATTGTTTGAAGCTGGTTTGGGACTTGAAAGAGCTCATATGGGCATGTTCACTGAATTGGCCATTTTGTATTCCAAATATGAACCAGACAAGACCTTCGAACACTTGAAGCTATTCTGGTCCAGAATAAATATTCCAAAGGTTATTAGAGCTGTCGAACAAGCTCACCTCTGGTCGGAATTGGTCTTTTTATATGCTCACTATGATGAATGGGATAATGCTGCTTTAACACTAATCGAAAAATCAACCAAAGACTTGGATCACGCCTATTTCAAAGAAGTTGTTGTCAAAGTTTCTAACTTAGAAATCTATTACAAGGCCATTAATTTCTACGTCAAATTTCACCCATCATTACTAGTTGATCTTTTGACCTCATTGACACCAAGATTAGATATTCCAAGAActgtcaaaattttctcgAAATCCGACAACTTGCCTTTAATCAAGCCTTTCTTGATCAATGTCttaccaaaaaataactCAGTTGTCAACCAAGCCTACCACGATCTGAtgattgaagaagaagattatAAAGCTTTGCAAGACGCTGTTGATTCTTATGACAAATTTGACCAATTGGGATTGGCATCTCGTTTGGAATCTCATAagctaatttttttcaagaaaataggAGCCCTGTTATACCGTAGAAATAAGAAGTGGGCAAAGAGTCTTTCAATCttgaaggaagaaaagCTATGGAAGGACGCTATTGAGACGGCAGCAATCTCTCAGGATCCAAAGGTAGTGGAGGCTCTACTCACATATTTCGTTGAAACCGGTAACAGAGAAGGCTTTGTTGCTTTGCTATATGCTGCTTACAACTTAGTGAGAATTGAATTTGTTTTAGAAATATCATGGATGAATTCTTTGGAGGACTACATTAAGCCATTTGAAATCTCcataaaaaaagagcaGAATGATTCCATTAAGAAAATCACCGAAGAACTCGCTAAAAAGTCCGGATCTAATGAAGAGCACAAAGATGGCCAACCTTTGATGCTGATGAACAGCGCGATGAACGTTCAACCCACAGGATTTTAA
- the SPT16 gene encoding chromatin-remodeling protein SPT16 (Subunit of the heterodimeric FACT complex (Spt16p-Pob3p); FACT associates with chromatin via interaction with Nhp6Ap and Nhp6Bp, and reorganizes nucleosomes to facilitate access to DNA by RNA and DNA polymerases; specifically required for diauxic shift-induced H2B deposition onto rDNA genes; mutations cause reduced nucleosome occupancy over highly transcribed regions; coregulates transcription with Mot1p through preinitiation complex assembly and nucleosome organization) translates to MEELNIDFDVFKKRIELLYSKYNEFEGSPNSLLFVLGSSNAENPYQKTTILHNWLLSYEFPATLIALVPGKVIIITSSAKAKHLQKAIDLFKDPESKITLELWQRNNKEPELNKKLFDDVIALINSAGKTVGIPEKDSYQGKFMTEWNPVWEAAVKENEFNVIDISLGLSKVWEVKDVNEQAFLSVSSKGSDKFMDLLSNEMVRAVDEELKITNAKLSDKIENKIDDVKFLKQLSPDLSALCPPNYKFNFDLLDWTYSPIIQSGKKFDLRVSARSTNDQLYGNGCILASCGIRYNNYCSNITRTFLIDPSEEMANNYDFLLTLQKEIVTNILKPGRTPKEVYESVIEYIEKTKPELVPNFTKNIGSLIGLEFRDSNFILNVKNDYRKIQRGDCFNISFGFNNLKDSQSANNYALQLADTVQIPLDETEPPRFLTNYTKAKSQISFYFNNEEEDNNKKKSSPATKVPSKPDRNSKILRTKLRGEARGGAEDAQKEQIRKENQKKLHEKLEKNGLLRFSAADANGPDSEPRQYFKKYESYVRDSQLPTNIRDLRIHVDWKSQTIILPIYGRPVPFHINSYKNGSKNEEGEYTYLRLNFNSPGSSGGISKKVEELPYEESADNQFVRSITLRSKDGDRMSETFKQIADLKKEATKREQERKALADVVQQDKLIENKTGRTKRLDQIFVRPNPDTKRVPSTVFIHENGIRFQSPLRTDSRIDILFSNIKNLIFQSCKGELIVVIHIHLKNPILMGKKKIQDVQFYREASDMSVDETGGGRRGQSRFRRYGDEDELEQEQEERRKRAALDKEFKYFADAIAEASNGLLTVENTFRDLGFQGVPNRSAVFCMPTTDCLVQLIEPPFLVINLEEVEICILERVQFGLKNFDMVFVYKDFNKPVTHINTVPIESLDFLKQWLTDMDIPYTVSTINLNWATIMKSLQDDPYQFFLDGGWNFLATGSDDEASDESEEEVSEYEASEDDVSDESAFSEDEEGSEVDDDISGDESEDYTGDESEEGEDWDELEKKAARADRGANFRD, encoded by the coding sequence ATGGAAGAGCTgaatattgattttgacgTATTTAAGAAAAGGATTGAATTGTTGTATTCCAAGTACAATGAGTTTGAAGGTTCTCCAAATTCGCTGCTGTTTGTTTTAGGTTCGTCCAACGCTGAAAACCCGTACCAGAAGACGACCATATTGCATAATTGGTTGCTAAGTTACGAATTTCCCGCTACTTTGATTGCATTAGTTCCCGGAAAGGTTATTATAATTACTAGTTCTGCCAAGGCCAAGCATTTACAAAAGGCAATTGATCTATTTAAAGACCCTGAAAGCAAAATTACGCTGGAATTGTGGcaaagaaacaataaagaACCAGAACTCAATAAAAAGTTATTTGATGACGTTATTGCCTTAATCAATAGCGCTGGTAAAACAGTGGGTATCCCTGAAAAGGACTCTTACCAAGGTAAATTTATGACTGAGTGGAACCCAGTATGGGAAGCGGCTGTGAAGGAGAACGAATTCAATGTCATTGATATTTCGCTGGGTCTTTCTAAAGTTTGGGAAGTGAAGGATGTTAACGAACAAGCCTTCCTGTCCGTTTCAAGTAAGGGGTCGGACAAATTTATGGACCTTTTATCCAATGAAATGGTTCGGGCAGTTGACGAGGAGTTGAAAATCACCAATGCCAAGTTATCAgacaaaattgaaaataaaattgatgatgtgaaatttttgaagcaATTGAGTCCCGATTTAAGCGCATTATGCCCACCAAACTACAAATTCAACTTTGATTTATTGGATTGGACCTATTCTCCAATCATTCAGTCCGGGAAAAAGTTTGATCTTAGGGTTTCTGCCCGTTCTACCAATGATCAGTTGTACGGCAACGGTTGTATTTTAGCTTCATGTGGTATTCGTTACAATAATTATTGTTCTAATATTACTAGGACCTTTTTGATCGATCCATCTGAAGAAATGGCCAACAACTACGATTTTCTATTAACtttgcaaaaagaaattgtaACTAACATTCTGAAGCCCGGCCGTACACCAAAAGAAGTTTATGAATCAGTAATAGAATACATCGAAAAAACCAAACCTGAACTAGTGCCCAATTTCACCAAAAACATTGGTTCATTGATTGGTCTCGAATTTAGAGATTCTAACTTTATATTAAATGTTAAGAATGATTACCGTAAAATCCAACGCGGTGACTGCTTTAATATTTCGTTTGGTTTCAATAATCTGAAAGATTCTCAAAGTGCTAACAACTACGCTTTACAATTAGCTGATACGGTTCAAATTCCTCTCGATGAAACAGAGCCTCCACGCTTCTTAACAAATTACACCAAAGCCAAATCCCAGATatcattttatttcaataatgaagaagaagacaataataaaaagaaatcttcACCTGCCACCAAAGTCCCTAGTAAACCAGACAgaaattccaaaattttaaGAACAAAGTTACGTGGCGAAGCCCGTGGTGGTGCCGAAGACGCTCAAAAGGAGCAAATTCGTaaagaaaaccaaaagaAGCTACAcgaaaaattggaaaagaatgGATTACTCAGATTTAGTGCTGCTGATGCCAATGGCCCAGATAGTGAACCTCGTCAatacttcaaaaaatatgaatctTATGTTCGGGATTCACAACTACCAACCAATATTCGTGATCTAAGAATTCATGTCGACTGGAAAAGCCAAACAATTATTCTACCCATTTACGGTAGGCCAGTCCCATTTCATATAAATTCATATAAGAATGGTTCTAAAAACGAAGAAGGCGAATATACGTATTTACGTTTGAACTTTAATTCACCGGGATCTTCTGGTGGTATTTCTAAAAAAGTGGAGGAATTGCCGTATGAGGAATCAGCAGACAATCAATTTGTACGTTCGATTACACTAAGATCCAAAGATGGTGACCGCATGAGTGAAACCTTTAAACAAATTgcagatttgaaaaaagaagccaCAAAGAGAGAGCAAGAACGTAAGGCGCTTGCTGATGTTGTTCAACAGGACAAattgattgaaaataaaactgGAAGAACGAAAAGACTGGATCAAATTTTTGTGAGGCCAAATCCAGATACAAAACGTGTACCTAGTACTGTCTTTATCCATGAAAATGGTATCAGATTTCAATCCCCACTAAGGACTGATAGCAGAATAGACATATTATTCTCAAACATTAAgaatctaatttttcaatcttgTAAAGGTGAATTAATTGTCGTCATTCATattcatttgaagaatcCAATTTTAATgggtaaaaagaaaatacaaGACGTCCAATTCTATCGTGAAGCTTCTGATATGTCCGTCGATGAAACTGGAGGTGGAAGACGAGGTCAATCCAGATTCAGAAGATATGGTGATGAGGATGAGCTggaacaagaacaagaagaaagaagaaaacgaGCTGCGCTTGATAAAGAATTTAAGTATTTTGCAGACGCAATCGCAGAAGCATCAAACGGTTTATTGACGGTGGAGAATACATTTAGAGATTTGGGCTTCCAAGGTGTCCCAAATAGATCGGCAGTTTTCTGTATGCCAACTACAGATTGTTTAGTTCAATTGATTGAACCACCATTTTTGGTGATTAACCTAGAGGAAGTCGAAATCTGTATTTTAGAAAGAGTTCAATTTggtttgaaaaacttcGACATGGTTTTTGTTTATAAAGATTTCAATAAACCCGTCACTCATATCAATACAGTTCCGATCGAATCTTTAGATTTCTTGAAGCAGTGGTTAACAGATATGGATATTCCTTACACTGTCTCAACAATCAATTTGAATTGGGCAACTATTATGAAGTCATTACAAGATGATCCATATCAGTTTTTCTTAGATGGTGGTTGGAATTTTCTGGCTACTGGTTCAGATGATGAAGCATCTgatgaaagtgaagaagaagttagTGAATATGAGGCTTCAGAAGACGACGTAAGTGATGAAAGCGCATTttctgaagatgaagaaggatCAGAGGTGGATGACGATATTAGTGGTGATGAAAGTGAGGACTATACTGGCGACGAGAGTGAGGAAGGTGAAGACTGGGATGAATTAGAGAAAAAGGCTGCTAGGGCTGATAGGGGTGCAAACTTTAGAGATTAG